A region from the Musa acuminata AAA Group cultivar baxijiao chromosome BXJ1-10, Cavendish_Baxijiao_AAA, whole genome shotgun sequence genome encodes:
- the LOC135594782 gene encoding probable protein phosphatase 2C 8 — protein sequence MEGTSNTNTSNHHRRCRDRRSRPQNLNPHKRIREEGESSGSACSISPAAPPVRQPSEDDGGGETEAEGAADGFVILLAEPVPSRRVRDAHCPSHGSVSLVGRRRNMEDAVVEVTGFAAGGYGYFAVYDGHGGATVAQACRDRLHVAVAEEVGRRRAAGEGEGVDMWRRALVAGFARVDAEVMGETRQLRQGMVGSTAVVAVVAEKWIIVANCGDSRAVLSRGGVAVPLSIDHKVYFFLPIPFFL from the coding sequence ATGGAGGGGACCAGCAACACCAACACAAgcaaccaccaccgccgctgccgggACCGCCGCTCCCGCCCCCAGAACCTTAACCCCCATAAGCGCATCCGCGAAGAGGGCGAGAGCTCTGGTTCCGCCTGCAGCATCTCCCCTGCGGCCCCCCCCGTCCGCCAGCCCTCCGAGGACGACGGCGGCGGGGAGACTGAGGCAGAGGGCGCGGCTGACGGCTTCGTGATCCTCCTCGCCGAGCCCGTGCCGTCGAGGCGCGTGCGGGACGCGCACTGCCCGTCGCACGGATCTGTATCCCTAGTGGGAAGGCGGAGGAACATGGAGGACGCAGTGGTCGAGGTGACGGGGTTCGCGGCGGGCGGGTACGGATACTTCGCGGTGTACGATGGGCACGGAGGAGCAACAGTAGCGCAGGCGTGCCGAGACAGGCTGCACGTGGCGGTCGCAGAAGAGGTGGGGCGGCGGAGGGCagcgggggagggggagggggtggaCATGTGGAGGCGGGCGTTGGTAGCGGGGTTCGCGCGGGTGGATGCGGAGGTGATGGGGGAGACAAGGCAGCTGCGACAGGGGATGGTGGGGTCGACagcggtggtggcggtggtggcggaGAAGTGGATAATAGTGGCCAACTGCGGTGACTCCAGGGCTGTGCTCTCACGTGGCGGAGTGGCCGTGCCCCTCTCCATCGATCACAAGGTCTACTTCTTCCTTCCTATTCCTTTCTTTCTCTAG
- the LOC135594783 gene encoding B3 domain-containing protein At1g05920-like codes for MEKGSSSKRKTIDDDFDDILVMPEWVITLVTKQGGTDARFIGTKLIEKFDFDVLNKRLHPPKRLVGAKLMPMLTEFEKAAARLSDDVGVVKEPGLQVTVFTRCGFRCENLELTRNDISGWTVIKGTEMQVFSAWSSLEKGDEVEIWGFRREDKLCFAIGKSASPNILKLLANFGFSTSHK; via the coding sequence ATGGAGAAAGGCTCATCGAGTAAACGCAAGACCATCGACGACGATTTCGACGACATACTTGTCATGCCAGAGTGGGTGATCACCTTGGTGACGAAGCAAGGCGGCACCGATGCTCGCTTCATCGGAACCAAGTTAATCGAGAAATTCGACTTCGACGTCCTGAATAAACGCCTCCACCCCCCCAAGCGTTTGGTCGGTGCGAAGCTCATGCCCATGCTTACCGAATTCGAAAAAGCCGCTGCAAGGCTCTCTGACGACGTCGGAGTTGTCAAGGAGCCGGGCCTGCAGGTTACGGTCTTCACCAGGTGCGGCTTCCGCTGCGAGAATTTGGAGCTCACGCGTAATGACATAAGCGGATGGACCGTCATCAAGGGTACGGAGATGCAAGTATTCAGTGCGTGGAGTTCCTTGGAGAAGGGCGACGAGGTCGAGATTTGGGGTTTCCGTCGCGAAGATAAACTCTGCTTCGCCATCGGCAAGTCGGCATCACCCAATATACTTAAACTCTTAGCAAATTTTGGCTTTTCCACAAGCCATAAATGA